A genomic segment from Candidatus Acidulodesulfobacterium acidiphilum encodes:
- a CDS encoding phosphoglycerate kinase: protein MNNIVYIDEIDIKNKTLLIRVDFNVPLDQNGNITDDTRIRAVLPTINYCLDENAKIILMSHMGRPKGKKVPELSLLVVAKRLSRLLDKDVKFVGECVGELAESTVKSAGLGDIVLLENLRFYDEETKNDEEFGKKLASLCDIYVNDAFATAHRSHASNVAVTKFVGKCAAGFLIRKELNYFNRAIENPMKPFVAIVGGAKVSGKIEVLSNLADKVDKLIIGGAMSNTFLKALGHDVGASLVEDEMLEYAKKTLEKISDKKIKLYLPVDVVVADRLAPDAETKVTTIQEIPKGWLALDIGPATVTLFTEAIQNAKTIVWNGPMGVFEMDAFSRGTFALVSSVANAYAMTIVGGGDTDVALHRAGEFAKMSYVSTGGGAFLELLEGKKLPGIEALIECSKKNNLKPQI, encoded by the coding sequence ATGAATAATATAGTTTATATAGACGAAATCGACATAAAAAACAAAACGCTTCTTATAAGAGTCGATTTTAACGTCCCTCTTGACCAAAACGGCAATATTACAGACGATACGCGCATAAGGGCGGTCCTGCCGACTATTAATTATTGTCTCGACGAAAACGCAAAAATTATCTTAATGTCTCATATGGGACGGCCGAAAGGCAAAAAAGTTCCCGAATTGTCCCTTTTAGTCGTTGCTAAGAGATTAAGCAGGCTGTTGGATAAGGATGTAAAATTCGTCGGCGAATGCGTAGGCGAGCTGGCGGAAAGCACCGTTAAATCGGCAGGTTTGGGCGATATAGTACTGCTTGAAAATTTAAGATTTTACGACGAAGAAACTAAAAACGATGAAGAATTCGGCAAAAAATTAGCATCCCTCTGCGATATATACGTTAACGACGCATTTGCGACTGCTCATAGATCCCATGCTTCAAATGTAGCGGTTACGAAATTCGTAGGTAAATGCGCCGCAGGTTTTCTTATAAGAAAAGAACTGAACTATTTCAACAGGGCTATTGAAAATCCGATGAAACCGTTCGTCGCTATAGTCGGAGGAGCCAAAGTATCCGGAAAGATAGAAGTGCTTTCAAATTTAGCCGATAAGGTGGATAAACTTATCATAGGCGGAGCTATGTCCAATACTTTCCTTAAAGCCTTAGGGCACGACGTCGGAGCTTCTTTAGTCGAAGACGAAATGCTTGAATACGCAAAAAAAACATTAGAAAAAATAAGCGATAAAAAAATTAAACTTTATCTTCCGGTCGATGTGGTTGTTGCCGACAGATTAGCGCCCGATGCGGAAACCAAGGTTACGACTATTCAGGAAATTCCTAAGGGCTGGCTGGCTTTAGATATAGGTCCTGCTACCGTAACGCTTTTCACGGAAGCTATTCAAAATGCCAAAACTATAGTATGGAACGGTCCCATGGGAGTATTTGAAATGGATGCTTTCAGCAGAGGTACGTTTGCTTTAGTTTCAAGCGTTGCAAACGCTTATGCCATGACTATAGTCGGAGGCGGCGATACGGACGTTGCGCTTCACAGAGCCGGAGAATTTGCAAAAATGTCTTATGTTTCTACCGGAGGAGGCGCTTTTCTTGAACTTTTAGAAGGAAAAAAACTTCCAGGTATCGAAGCATTAATCGAATGTTCAAAGAAAAATAACTTAAAACCGCAAATTTAA
- the lspA gene encoding signal peptidase II encodes MKKKIIILISVFFPVLILDQLLKYIINNKISLIGKITVIKHYFNIVHVDNTGVAFGLMSGYSNILIILLTALIIAALIYFLFKTKINSNLLFISSSLIISGAFSNLLSRIFQGYVVDFLDFHIYAYHWPSFNVADSCVVVGTILFFISIMKYI; translated from the coding sequence ATGAAGAAAAAAATAATAATTTTAATATCTGTTTTCTTTCCTGTCTTAATTTTAGACCAATTATTAAAATATATAATCAATAATAAAATATCGTTAATCGGAAAAATTACGGTAATAAAGCATTATTTTAATATAGTGCATGTCGATAATACCGGCGTCGCTTTCGGGCTTATGAGCGGATATTCGAATATCCTGATTATACTTCTTACTGCTTTAATAATTGCGGCGTTAATATATTTTTTATTTAAAACAAAAATAAATTCCAATTTACTGTTTATATCTTCCTCGTTAATTATTTCCGGAGCTTTTTCAAATCTTTTGAGCAGAATATTTCAGGGATATGTAGTAGATTTTCTCGACTTTCATATTTATGCCTATCACTGGCCCAGTTTTAATGTTGCCGACAGCTGCGTAGTAGTCGGAACTATATTGTTTTTTATATCTATCATGAAATATATTTAA
- a CDS encoding MBL fold metallo-hydrolase, whose amino-acid sequence MFKYKGLEIKRFCHDSFLVSDGHKYLYFDPFKLHGDEPKADFIFVSHEHFDHFSPDDIHKILKDSTVLFMNEMTNDEIDGLYDNEVVIIKPGDSLDFKDLHIKGVPAYNINKFREPGKVYHPKEDKKLGFIVTFKGVKIYHTGDTDLIPEMNDLSKEKIDLLFIPVSGTYVMTPSEAVEAADVIKADTSIPMHYGTIVGEKKQAEEFAEKVRKKGLKSEII is encoded by the coding sequence ATGTTTAAATATAAAGGATTAGAAATTAAAAGATTCTGCCACGACAGCTTTTTAGTAAGCGACGGTCATAAATATTTATATTTTGACCCTTTCAAACTACACGGAGACGAGCCTAAAGCTGATTTCATTTTTGTATCGCATGAACATTTCGACCATTTTTCACCCGACGATATCCATAAAATACTTAAAGATTCTACCGTACTGTTTATGAACGAGATGACTAACGACGAAATAGACGGATTATACGATAATGAAGTCGTAATTATAAAACCGGGGGATTCTTTAGATTTTAAAGATTTGCATATTAAAGGCGTACCGGCTTATAATATTAATAAATTCAGGGAACCGGGGAAGGTTTATCATCCTAAAGAAGACAAAAAATTAGGTTTTATAGTTACGTTTAAAGGAGTTAAAATATACCACACGGGCGATACCGACCTAATACCCGAAATGAACGATCTGTCAAAAGAAAAAATAGACCTTCTGTTTATTCCGGTAAGCGGAACTTACGTTATGACCCCAAGCGAAGCGGTCGAAGCTGCCGATGTTATAAAAGCAGATACGTCTATACCTATGCATTACGGAACTATAGTAGGCGAAAAAAAGCAGGCCGAGGAATTTGCGGAAAAGGTGCGCAAGAAAGGACTGAAATCCGAAATTATTTAA
- a CDS encoding phosphatase PAP2 family protein, translated as MLSYILHLDTALFLLINNNFHFSLLNDNMRAVTNLGNGWVVYWLVLLYVYYFNRQKFKESFFLLFLTQIVPGIIDIIIKKAVHRPRPIVALHSLIEEGKVHVNILGRHLTENSFPSGHTVTAFSLAVALSYMFPKHKKTFYILAYVVAFSRVYDGEHYPLDVIAGGIIGYLFAKITLVLYKRIKNYKNYNFER; from the coding sequence ATGCTTTCTTACATTCTGCATTTAGATACGGCACTTTTTTTACTCATCAATAACAATTTCCACTTTTCTTTACTAAACGACAATATGAGGGCGGTTACCAATCTCGGCAACGGCTGGGTCGTTTACTGGCTCGTACTTTTGTATGTTTATTATTTTAACCGTCAAAAATTCAAAGAATCGTTTTTTTTGCTTTTTTTAACTCAAATAGTTCCGGGTATTATAGACATTATAATAAAAAAAGCCGTCCACAGGCCGAGACCCATCGTAGCGCTTCACTCTCTTATCGAAGAAGGAAAGGTTCACGTAAATATTTTAGGCAGACACTTAACAGAAAATTCTTTTCCTTCCGGACATACGGTAACGGCTTTTTCCCTTGCAGTCGCCCTATCTTATATGTTTCCCAAACATAAAAAAACATTTTATATACTGGCTTATGTAGTGGCGTTTTCAAGGGTTTACGACGGCGAGCATTATCCTTTGGACGTTATCGCGGGCGGTATAATCGGGTATTTATTCGCTAAGATAACGCTCGTCTTATACAAAAGAATAAAAAATTATAAAAATTATAATTTTGAACGATAA
- the gap gene encoding type I glyceraldehyde-3-phosphate dehydrogenase, with amino-acid sequence MANLRIAINGFGRIGRNVFRVFQDMIAKGEQIEIVAINDITNPQVLAHLLKYDSVHGKAPFYVGYDVDHIIADDRETLITAIKDPSELLWKHLGVDLVIESTGLFTKRDGAEKHLKAGAKKVLISAPAHDPDATIVLGVNDKNYDKSKHFIVSMASCTTNCLAPVAKVLNENFTIEKGNMTTAHSYTNDQRILDLPHKDLRRARAAAVSIIPTTTGAAKALCEVLPELKDKLDGMSLRVPTPDVSINDLVCKVSKKTTVLEVNSKLEEAADTYLKGILGFSKEPLVSIDYRGDSHSSIVDSLSTKVIGDDLVKVLAWYDNEWGYSTRLAEMAVFMME; translated from the coding sequence ATGGCAAATTTAAGAATTGCGATTAACGGGTTCGGAAGAATAGGCAGAAACGTTTTTAGGGTTTTTCAGGATATGATTGCTAAAGGAGAGCAAATTGAAATAGTTGCGATTAACGATATTACCAATCCTCAGGTGCTTGCCCATCTTTTAAAATACGATTCCGTTCACGGCAAAGCTCCTTTTTACGTTGGTTACGACGTCGACCATATAATTGCGGACGACAGAGAAACATTGATAACCGCTATAAAAGACCCGTCGGAACTTTTATGGAAACATCTAGGCGTCGATTTGGTAATCGAATCTACAGGACTTTTTACTAAAAGAGACGGTGCGGAAAAACATTTAAAGGCCGGCGCCAAAAAGGTTTTAATTTCTGCCCCTGCGCATGATCCTGATGCCACTATCGTTCTCGGCGTTAACGATAAAAATTACGATAAAAGTAAACATTTTATAGTTTCTATGGCATCATGCACTACAAACTGTCTTGCTCCGGTAGCAAAAGTGCTTAATGAAAATTTTACCATAGAAAAAGGCAATATGACCACTGCCCATTCTTATACCAATGACCAGAGAATATTAGATTTGCCGCATAAGGATCTAAGAAGGGCAAGAGCCGCCGCCGTTTCCATAATCCCCACGACTACCGGTGCGGCGAAAGCTCTGTGCGAAGTTCTTCCCGAACTTAAAGACAAGCTTGACGGAATGTCTTTAAGAGTGCCAACGCCCGATGTTTCTATTAACGATCTAGTCTGTAAAGTTTCTAAAAAAACCACGGTTTTGGAAGTTAATTCAAAATTGGAGGAGGCTGCCGATACATATTTGAAAGGAATTTTAGGGTTCAGTAAAGAGCCGCTTGTTTCTATAGACTACAGGGGCGATTCCCATTCTTCAATAGTCGATTCTCTTAGCACTAAAGTTATCGGCGACGACTTAGTTAAAGTTCTGGCGTGGTACGATAACGAATGGGGTTATTCTACCCGGCTTGCCGAAATGGCCGTCTTCATGATGGAATAA
- a CDS encoding leucine--tRNA ligase, which yields MYNFKEIEKKWQNIWENDKVFFVKNEKNSLNVPKFYCLEMFPYPSGRIHMGHVRNYAIGDAIARFKRIKGYNVLHPIGFDSFGLPAENAAIKHKTNPAEWTKSNIEYMIKQLKELGFSYDWSRLVITSEPEYYGWEQLFFLRMYKKGLAYKKNSLVNWCESCNTTLANEQVEDGKCWRCGKDVTVKNMDQWFLKITDYAEELLKDIDTLEGWPDKVKTMQKNWIGKSSGLTVIFKIAGSGENFIEIFTTRPDTIFGATYIAMSPLHPAAKSLIKNSKDLEKLETMKHNSLVSKDVSEKEGFFTGSYAVNPFTNKTIPVFIANFVLMDYGTGAIMSVPAHDARDYEFAKKYGIEIMQVIEPTKEGAKNTLEDLAGLPYTDGGILVNSGEFNGLKSEEAKEKIADFAENKNIGKKVTNYRLRDWGISRQRYWGCPIPVVYCEKCGIVPLNEDDLPLILPDDVVFTGEGASPLKKHKSFINTKCPKCGGKAERETDTMDTFVESSWYFLRYTLSEEKEKNPFKSEDVRYWLPVDQYIGGVEHAVMHLLYSRFFVKALRDLNYIKLDEPFKNLLTQGMVIKNGAKMSKSKGNVVDPDRLIKKFGADTVRLFVLFAAPPEKDLEWSDSGVEGAYRFINKFYKTVVDFFEILKDTNGKFYIEESNISQSSPNTASLSVSAYEINKAVVNPSIKELIYRLNGVIEKTETEMNGRYHFNTVISSSMELINAFNDFTGALDGEKLALLNKSDKYLLKHFLNSVILILYPFIPHVCSEIFEILNGSFIESENWPEKIDAGYLKENCNIAVQVNGKMRDVVTAAIDSDEESVLKAAMESPKIKKYAEDKSAIKKVIYVKNKLLNIIV from the coding sequence ATGTATAATTTTAAAGAAATAGAAAAAAAATGGCAAAATATATGGGAAAACGATAAAGTTTTTTTTGTTAAAAATGAAAAAAATTCTTTAAACGTTCCTAAATTTTACTGTTTAGAAATGTTTCCTTATCCTTCCGGAAGAATACACATGGGACATGTCAGAAACTATGCTATAGGCGACGCGATAGCCAGGTTTAAACGTATAAAGGGTTATAACGTCCTTCACCCCATAGGTTTCGACAGTTTTGGACTTCCCGCCGAAAACGCAGCGATAAAGCATAAGACTAATCCTGCCGAATGGACTAAAAGCAATATAGAATATATGATAAAACAGCTTAAAGAATTGGGTTTTTCTTACGATTGGAGCAGGCTCGTAATTACTTCGGAACCTGAATATTATGGATGGGAGCAGCTGTTTTTTTTGCGTATGTATAAAAAAGGTTTAGCTTACAAGAAGAATTCCTTAGTTAACTGGTGCGAATCATGCAATACTACCCTTGCCAACGAACAAGTCGAAGACGGAAAGTGCTGGAGGTGCGGCAAGGACGTAACGGTCAAAAATATGGACCAGTGGTTTTTGAAAATTACGGACTATGCGGAAGAACTGCTTAAAGATATAGATACTTTGGAAGGCTGGCCGGATAAAGTAAAAACTATGCAAAAAAACTGGATAGGCAAAAGTTCAGGTTTAACGGTAATTTTTAAAATCGCCGGTTCAGGCGAAAATTTCATAGAGATATTTACTACGCGTCCCGATACCATATTCGGCGCAACCTATATTGCTATGTCTCCGCTTCATCCCGCCGCTAAAAGTTTAATAAAAAATTCAAAAGATTTAGAAAAATTAGAAACAATGAAGCATAATTCTTTGGTATCTAAAGACGTTTCCGAAAAAGAAGGATTTTTTACCGGTTCTTATGCCGTTAATCCGTTTACTAATAAAACGATACCAGTATTTATAGCAAATTTTGTATTGATGGATTACGGAACAGGCGCTATTATGTCGGTTCCCGCGCACGATGCAAGAGATTATGAATTCGCAAAAAAATACGGAATAGAAATAATGCAAGTTATAGAACCGACAAAAGAAGGAGCGAAAAATACTTTGGAAGACTTAGCGGGACTGCCTTATACTGACGGCGGAATACTTGTAAATTCCGGAGAGTTTAACGGGCTTAAATCCGAAGAGGCAAAAGAAAAAATAGCCGATTTTGCCGAAAATAAAAATATAGGAAAAAAAGTTACCAACTACAGGCTGAGAGATTGGGGAATATCGAGGCAGAGATACTGGGGGTGTCCTATACCCGTCGTGTATTGCGAAAAATGCGGAATAGTCCCGCTGAACGAAGACGACCTGCCTTTAATACTGCCCGACGACGTCGTGTTTACGGGAGAAGGAGCCTCTCCTCTTAAAAAGCATAAATCGTTTATAAATACAAAATGCCCTAAATGCGGAGGAAAAGCCGAGCGGGAAACCGATACTATGGATACTTTCGTGGAGTCTTCCTGGTATTTTTTAAGATATACTCTTTCCGAAGAAAAAGAAAAAAATCCGTTTAAAAGCGAAGACGTTAGATACTGGCTGCCGGTCGATCAGTATATCGGCGGTGTAGAACATGCAGTTATGCATCTTCTGTACTCAAGATTTTTCGTGAAGGCGCTGAGGGATTTAAATTATATAAAATTAGACGAACCCTTCAAAAATCTTCTTACGCAGGGGATGGTCATAAAAAACGGCGCTAAAATGTCTAAATCCAAAGGCAACGTCGTCGATCCGGACAGACTTATTAAAAAATTCGGCGCCGATACGGTAAGATTATTCGTACTTTTTGCGGCTCCCCCCGAAAAAGATTTGGAATGGAGCGATTCTGGAGTTGAGGGGGCATATAGATTTATAAATAAATTCTATAAAACCGTAGTCGATTTTTTCGAAATATTAAAAGATACGAATGGCAAATTTTATATAGAAGAATCAAATATTTCGCAATCTTCGCCCAATACGGCAAGTTTAAGCGTTTCGGCGTACGAAATAAATAAAGCCGTCGTAAATCCGTCGATTAAAGAATTAATTTACAGATTAAACGGCGTAATAGAAAAAACCGAAACCGAAATGAACGGACGCTATCATTTTAACACGGTTATCAGTTCGTCGATGGAATTAATTAACGCTTTTAACGATTTTACCGGAGCTTTAGACGGGGAAAAACTTGCATTATTAAATAAATCCGATAAATATCTGCTGAAACATTTTTTAAATTCAGTCATTTTGATATTATATCCTTTCATACCGCATGTCTGTTCCGAAATATTTGAAATTTTAAACGGCTCTTTCATAGAAAGCGAAAACTGGCCTGAAAAAATAGATGCCGGATATTTGAAAGAAAATTGCAACATAGCGGTGCAGGTAAACGGAAAGATGAGAGACGTCGTAACTGCGGCCATTGATTCGGATGAAGAGTCCGTCTTAAAAGCTGCTATGGAAAGCCCAAAAATCAAAAAATACGCAGAAGATAAGAGCGCAATTAAAAAAGTTATATATGTAAAAAATAAACTGTTAAACATTATAGTTTGA
- a CDS encoding nucleotidyltransferase encodes MQAVIMAGGFGTRLKPLTNNAPKPMIHIANKPMMEHVVNLLKSHGINDLIVLLYVQPDLIKNYFKDGSDFGVKIEYVLAEEDYGTAGAVKNVEKIIKDDDFMVISADIITDINISKPIDFHIGKKSDATIVLTHVENPLSFGIVITDAEGKITKFLEKPTWSEVFSDTINTGIYILNRSVLKMIPEKSEFDFSKDLFPLLLKDGKKLFGHISNGYWKDVGTLSEYRQSHLDIIAGKINLNIDGEKLGDKNITVGAKSIVDITCDIENSILGKDVHILQNCKIKNCVIGDNCTIGENTSISGSVIGKASKIGANCDIQESILGYKTYAGNNVFIGAGAVVSDVCHIGNGAVINPNVKIWPFKNVEDGAILSESLIWSDKWSAKIFGQYGITGLANLEITPEFASKLGAAFGATVGKNRTISVSRDSHKTSRLFSRAMMSGVLSVGVNVNDFSDTPISIVRYQAKQFKSSGGIHVRKHPFDKKLLNIKFFDSNGLDFSSLGEQKIERLFFREDYTRVGSEETGEIFYPTHGTEYYTDGFLKTIDTEKIIKRKFKIVIDYSYGSSSKIFPAVIGKLGIDSVHLNANLDQTKITKTEREFKKSLKELSSIVRSINADLGIFIDNGGEKIYLCDENGDNIDGNTALTLMAMLVMKTEKKFQSISVPVNSSFNISKMAKEHDYEIIYAKNSSSCLMEKAGNSKIYFAGDNEGGYIYPGFMPAFDGMYSTIKLLEMLAKLDSSIKNEMRFIEPTYFEYKKVPCPTELKGFIMRKFFEKYSDENVLLIDGIKLIKPQGWVLAYPASEGAHFEIFSESKDKDAAGVLINEFSRDIESWKAERDISALS; translated from the coding sequence ATGCAGGCCGTTATTATGGCAGGAGGTTTTGGAACAAGACTTAAACCTTTAACGAATAATGCTCCAAAACCGATGATACACATAGCAAACAAACCCATGATGGAGCATGTCGTTAACCTTCTTAAATCGCACGGAATAAACGACCTTATAGTGCTTCTTTACGTTCAGCCGGACCTTATTAAAAATTATTTTAAAGACGGTTCCGATTTCGGCGTAAAAATTGAATACGTTCTTGCCGAAGAAGATTACGGGACTGCGGGGGCCGTAAAAAACGTCGAAAAAATAATTAAAGACGACGATTTTATGGTGATAAGCGCCGATATAATTACCGATATTAATATTTCAAAACCGATAGATTTTCATATAGGCAAAAAAAGCGACGCTACAATAGTCCTTACGCACGTAGAAAACCCTCTGTCGTTTGGCATAGTCATAACAGATGCCGAAGGCAAAATAACTAAATTTTTAGAAAAGCCGACATGGTCCGAAGTTTTTAGCGATACCATAAATACCGGCATTTACATATTAAACCGTTCAGTATTAAAAATGATTCCGGAAAAAAGCGAATTCGATTTTTCCAAAGACCTTTTCCCGCTTTTACTAAAAGACGGCAAAAAACTTTTTGGGCATATATCTAACGGATACTGGAAAGACGTAGGAACGCTTTCGGAATACAGGCAGAGCCATTTAGACATTATCGCCGGTAAAATAAATCTTAATATAGACGGCGAAAAGTTAGGAGATAAAAATATAACCGTAGGCGCAAAAAGCATAGTGGATATTACCTGCGATATAGAAAATTCTATTCTGGGTAAAGACGTCCATATTCTTCAAAACTGCAAAATTAAAAATTGCGTTATCGGAGACAACTGTACTATTGGGGAAAACACATCAATCAGCGGGTCGGTAATTGGCAAGGCGTCAAAGATAGGCGCAAACTGCGATATACAGGAATCTATCCTCGGATATAAAACTTATGCCGGAAACAACGTATTTATAGGGGCAGGAGCTGTAGTTTCCGACGTATGCCATATAGGAAACGGCGCAGTGATTAATCCTAACGTTAAGATTTGGCCGTTTAAAAACGTGGAAGACGGGGCAATATTATCCGAAAGCCTTATATGGTCTGACAAATGGAGTGCCAAAATATTCGGTCAATATGGAATAACCGGTCTTGCTAATTTAGAAATAACGCCCGAGTTTGCTTCTAAGCTCGGAGCGGCGTTCGGAGCAACCGTCGGCAAAAACAGGACGATATCGGTATCAAGGGACAGTCATAAAACTTCGCGTCTTTTTTCGAGGGCTATGATGTCGGGCGTTCTTTCCGTTGGCGTTAACGTTAACGATTTCAGCGATACCCCAATTTCAATAGTCCGCTATCAGGCAAAACAGTTTAAAAGTTCGGGCGGAATACATGTAAGAAAACATCCTTTCGATAAAAAACTTTTAAATATAAAATTTTTTGATTCTAACGGTTTGGATTTTTCTTCGCTTGGTGAGCAGAAAATAGAAAGACTGTTTTTCAGGGAAGATTATACGAGGGTCGGATCGGAAGAAACCGGTGAAATTTTTTATCCTACTCACGGTACCGAATATTATACCGACGGATTTCTTAAAACTATAGATACAGAAAAGATTATAAAAAGAAAATTTAAAATAGTAATAGATTATTCTTACGGTAGTTCCAGTAAAATTTTTCCTGCGGTAATAGGAAAACTCGGCATAGATTCCGTTCACTTAAACGCTAATTTAGACCAGACTAAAATAACGAAAACCGAAAGAGAATTCAAAAAATCCCTCAAGGAATTGTCGAGCATAGTAAGGTCTATTAACGCCGACTTGGGAATTTTTATAGACAACGGCGGGGAAAAGATATATTTATGCGATGAAAACGGCGATAATATAGACGGCAACACCGCTTTGACATTAATGGCCATGCTGGTTATGAAGACCGAGAAAAAGTTTCAATCTATTTCAGTTCCCGTTAATTCATCTTTTAATATATCTAAGATGGCTAAAGAACACGACTACGAGATAATTTACGCAAAAAATTCGTCTAGCTGTCTAATGGAAAAAGCCGGAAATTCAAAAATATATTTTGCGGGCGACAATGAAGGCGGCTATATCTACCCCGGCTTTATGCCGGCTTTTGACGGAATGTATTCGACTATAAAACTGCTGGAAATGCTTGCAAAACTTGACAGTTCTATAAAAAATGAGATGAGGTTTATAGAACCGACGTATTTTGAATACAAAAAAGTTCCTTGTCCTACGGAGCTGAAAGGTTTTATTATGAGGAAGTTTTTTGAAAAATATTCGGACGAAAATGTTTTGTTGATAGACGGAATAAAACTTATAAAACCTCAAGGCTGGGTTCTTGCGTACCCCGCTTCCGAAGGGGCTCATTTTGAAATTTTTTCGGAAAGCAAGGATAAGGATGCCGCCGGAGTTTTAATAAACGAATTCAGCCGGGATATCGAGTCTTGGAAAGCGGAACGGGATATTAGCGCACTGTCGTAG
- a CDS encoding HD domain-containing protein — MEKKQYTPIVIESLIFGKNSDYPLYLKSGDNFILYRSKALIFSQSDALRLKNNGVENLYIETKDKDKYDNDMLDHIEYIIKSPEYNFEEKAVKIYMYSKIYAEYVITTGNLKDNQENIKKSIETTIEYLLMSEFAFMNLLNLSSYDYNEVGHGMNVSIYAMALANRLGFSNKISLYEIGFAGLTHDIGKLKIPREILSKNGLSEKEAEEIKMHPIYSKEILTVNGIDNKNIINGVLEHHEASNGTGYPFGKTEEDISTYGKIIIIANRFDSLTRNRPYRIKMSVADALNFLERNSELYNVAFLREFIILMSKKNLTCNTVMQ, encoded by the coding sequence ATGGAAAAAAAACAATATACGCCTATAGTTATAGAAAGTTTGATATTCGGTAAAAATTCCGATTATCCCCTATATCTAAAATCAGGAGATAATTTTATTTTATACAGGTCTAAAGCGCTTATTTTTTCTCAGAGCGACGCTTTAAGGCTTAAAAATAACGGCGTAGAAAACCTGTATATAGAAACAAAAGATAAAGATAAATATGACAACGATATGCTGGATCATATCGAATACATTATAAAATCCCCGGAATATAATTTCGAAGAAAAAGCCGTAAAAATTTATATGTATTCAAAAATTTACGCCGAATACGTTATAACTACGGGAAATCTTAAAGATAATCAGGAAAATATTAAAAAATCGATAGAAACCACCATAGAATATTTATTGATGAGCGAATTCGCTTTTATGAATTTGCTTAATCTTTCCAGCTACGACTACAATGAAGTGGGACACGGCATGAACGTAAGTATATACGCTATGGCTTTGGCCAACAGGCTTGGTTTTTCAAATAAAATTTCTTTATATGAAATAGGTTTTGCAGGACTGACGCACGATATAGGAAAATTAAAAATACCCAGAGAAATATTGTCGAAGAACGGTTTATCCGAAAAAGAGGCCGAAGAAATAAAAATGCACCCTATATATTCCAAAGAAATTCTAACCGTCAACGGCATAGACAATAAAAATATAATAAACGGCGTCCTTGAACATCATGAAGCTTCAAACGGAACGGGTTATCCTTTCGGTAAAACAGAGGAAGATATTTCGACATACGGAAAAATAATTATTATCGCCAACAGGTTCGATTCGCTTACACGAAACAGACCGTATAGAATTAAAATGAGCGTAGCGGACGCTTTAAACTTTTTGGAAAGAAATTCTGAACTTTATAATGTCGCTTTTTTAAGAGAATTTATTATTTTGATGTCAAAAAAGAATTTGACCTGCAATACGGTAATGCAATAA